A section of the Neorhizobium galegae bv. orientalis str. HAMBI 540 genome encodes:
- a CDS encoding glucokinase yields MADTMKTDKLPFPILIGDIGGTNARFSILLDAYAEPKPFPNVRTADYPTIDDAIQKIVLDSSSVQPRSAILAIAGPIDGDEIDLTNCDWVVRPKGMITQLGFEDVLVVNDFEAQALAVAAMPDEYRETLGPNNQPHMASRVVLGPGTGLGVAGLVYARHMWFPVPGEGGHVDVGPRSERDFEIFPHLKRIEGRVSAEEILSGRGVVNIYQAVCAADGLQPAFSDPADITAHGLGGSNSQAVETLSLFATYLGRVAGDMALIFMARGGVYLAGGISQKIIPALKGPEFRAAFEDKAPHTELMGTIPTFVVTHPQAALAGLASFARTPSAYGLSMDGRRWQR; encoded by the coding sequence ATGGCCGATACCATGAAGACAGACAAACTGCCGTTTCCGATCCTGATCGGCGATATCGGCGGCACCAATGCCCGCTTCTCCATCCTCCTCGACGCCTATGCGGAACCTAAGCCGTTTCCGAACGTGCGCACCGCCGACTATCCGACGATCGACGACGCGATCCAGAAAATCGTGCTCGATTCGAGTTCCGTTCAGCCGCGCTCGGCGATCCTTGCCATTGCGGGACCGATCGACGGCGACGAGATCGATCTGACCAATTGCGATTGGGTGGTGCGGCCGAAAGGCATGATCACCCAACTCGGCTTCGAGGACGTGCTGGTCGTCAACGATTTCGAAGCCCAGGCGCTTGCCGTCGCGGCCATGCCCGACGAATACCGCGAGACGCTTGGCCCCAATAACCAGCCGCATATGGCATCGCGCGTCGTGCTTGGTCCGGGTACCGGCCTCGGCGTTGCCGGCCTCGTCTATGCGCGGCACATGTGGTTTCCGGTTCCCGGCGAAGGCGGACATGTGGATGTCGGCCCGCGTTCTGAGAGGGATTTCGAGATCTTTCCGCATCTCAAGCGCATCGAGGGCCGCGTTTCTGCGGAAGAAATCCTGAGCGGCCGCGGCGTCGTCAACATCTACCAGGCCGTCTGCGCGGCCGACGGTCTGCAGCCTGCGTTTTCCGATCCGGCGGATATCACGGCCCACGGTTTAGGTGGCTCGAATTCCCAGGCCGTCGAAACGCTTTCGCTATTTGCCACCTATCTCGGCCGTGTCGCTGGCGATATGGCACTGATCTTCATGGCGCGAGGCGGCGTCTATCTTGCCGGCGGCATTTCGCAGAAGATCATTCCGGCGCTGAAAGGCCCGGAGTTCCGTGCCGCCTTCGAAGACAAAGCGCCGCATACGGAGCTGATGGGCACGATCCCGACCTTCGTGGTGACCCACCCGCAGGCGGCACTCGCCGGCCTTGCAAGCTTTGCCCGCACGCCCTCCGCCTACGGCCTTTCCATGGATGGCCGCCGCTGGCAACGCTAG
- a CDS encoding methylglyoxal synthase produces MSAKPCIALIAHDQKKNDMADFARHHQVALSRFRIVATGTTGGRVQDACPGLEVTRLKSGPLGGDQQIGAMIATGEVDMLVFFIDPLSALPHDVDVKALTRLATVYDIPMALNRATAEKLIDFQKD; encoded by the coding sequence ATGTCGGCCAAGCCCTGCATCGCGTTGATCGCACACGACCAGAAGAAGAATGATATGGCGGATTTCGCCCGCCATCACCAGGTGGCGCTGTCGCGGTTCCGCATCGTCGCCACCGGTACGACCGGCGGCCGGGTTCAGGATGCCTGCCCCGGACTTGAAGTGACGCGGCTGAAGAGCGGCCCGCTCGGCGGCGACCAGCAGATCGGCGCGATGATCGCAACCGGCGAGGTCGACATGCTGGTGTTCTTCATCGACCCCTTGAGCGCGCTTCCCCACGATGTCGACGTCAAGGCGCTGACGCGGCTGGCTACCGTCTACGACATTCCCATGGCACTCAACCGCGCCACCGCCGAAAAACTCATCGACTTTCAGAAGGACTAA